The following DNA comes from Mugil cephalus isolate CIBA_MC_2020 chromosome 6, CIBA_Mcephalus_1.1, whole genome shotgun sequence.
AGAGAGCGGCTGCTAGCAGCAGAAGCTGCCGCGGTAGGATACAGTGGTCCGGACTCCAGCAAACCTCTCTCAGTATTTCAGGCCATGAAGATGGGCCTGATtgacaagaacacaacactgcgAGTGTTACAGGCTCAGGAGTCTGTGGGGGGCATTCTAGATCCCATACTCAGTGTCTTCCTTCCCAAAGATACAGCCATCGAGCGTGATCTAATTGATGAAAGCATTTGTCAAGCTTTGACTAAGAGGCCACCACTCTACTTGGACCCAGAAAATGAAGAAGGTGTAACCTATATGGCAATGAAGAGGAGATGTAAAGTAGATCCACAAACGggccttctgcttcttcctgtccCTGAGAAGGCAGATCCCTCCAAACTTGTCTTTGATGGTGTTCGGAAACCTGTCACAGCCAAGCAGCTGCTCGATTGTGGTGTTCTGGACAAGCCAACATTTAAGGATttggaaaagggaaagaaaactgTCCCAGAGGTGTCTGTCGACAAAAATGTCAGTCTCAAGGGGACTGGGCCCATCGCTGGGGTTGTAGTTGGGAGTCGAGGCAAGATGTCTTTGTCAGAAGCCAAGAAACAATTGCTGCTGCCAGAAGATAGTGCTGATTTGCTGCTGGAAGCCCAGGCAGCCACAGGTCACATCATTGACCCAAGAACAAGTCAGAAATTGACGGTCGAGGAGGCATGTGCTAAAGGGGTGGTGGATATTAGTGATCGTGACAGATTGTTGtctgcagaggctgctgctgtgggcTACAAGGATCCTAATGTAGCCAAGCCTCTTTCGGTATTTGAGGCCATTAAAAAGGGATTAATTGACAAGAAGACTGGGGTACGTCTGCTGCAGGCCCAGGAGTCAGTGGGAGGAATTCTAGACCCTAATCTCAGTGTGTTCCTTCCTAAAGAGACAGCTATAAAGCGCAACCTGTTAGATGAAGAACTCCATCGTGTTCTAAATCAGAGTCCTAAATGTTACCTTGACCCAGAAACTGAGAATGATGCAAGCTATGAAGCTttgaagaaaaaatgtaaaattgaaCCTCATTCAGGTCTCCTACTTTTGCCAATCTCTGAGAGGCTAGATCCTTCAAAATTGATCTTTGATGGTGTGCGTAAGCCAGTAACGGCAAAGCAACTGCTTGATTGTGGGGTCCTGGATAAACCAACATTCAACCAACTaattaagggggaaaaaactgtCCCAGAATTGTCTGTGGATAAAAGGGTCTTCCTTAAGGGTACAGGATCAATTGCTGGTGTTGCAGCTGGACCTTTAGGCAAAATGTCTCTATCAGAAGCAAAGAAACAGATGCTCATGCCCCCAGATAGTGCTGATTTGCTACTGGACGCCCAGGCTGCCACAGGTCACATCATCGACCCCAAATCTAACCAGAAGCTGACAGTAGAGGAAGCATGTTCCATGGGGGTGGTGGACAATAGGGACAAAGGTAAACTCTTAGCagcagaagctgctgctgtgggctATAAGGATCCCAGCTCAACCAAGCCTCTTTCAGTTTTTGAGGCAATGAAGAAGGGATTAGTTGACAAAAAAACTGGACTACGTCTGCTGCAAGCCCAGGAGTCTGCTGGAGGTATTTTGGATCCCAACCTCAGCGTATTCCTCCCTAGAAAGACAGCTATGAAGCGCAACCTTCTGGATGAAGACCTGTGTCGTGCACTAAATCAGAGTCCGAAGTGTTATCTTGATCCAGACACTGAGTGTGATGCCAGCTATGGGGATTTAAAGAAAAGGTGCAAAACAGAGTCACACACTGGCCTTATTCTTCTACCAATCACTGAGAGAAAAGACCCTTCCAAACTCATGTTTGATGGTGTCCGTAAGCCGGTTTCAGCACAGCAGTTGTTTGATTGTGGTGTCCTTGACAAGCCAACATTTGACCAACTCGTGAAAGGGGAGAAAACTGTTCCAGTGGTTTCCATGGAAAATAAGGCATCTCTGAAAGGCACTGGGCCCATTGCTGGGGTTGTAGCAGGACGTCAGGGAAAAATGTCTTTGTCAGAAGCCAAGAAACAGAAGTTGTTGCCTGAAGACAGTGCTAATTTGCTACTGGAAGCCCAGGCAGCCACTGGTTACATCATTGACCCTAAAAATGATCAGAAGCTGACAGTAGAAGAAGCATGCACCAAAGGAGTAGTGGATATTAGAGATCGAGACAGATTATTGGCagcagaagctgctgctgtgggctATAAGGATTCTCACTCAACCAAGCTTCTTTCAGTGTTTGAGGCATTGAAGAAGGGATTTATAGACAGAAAGACTGGACTACGTCTGCTGCAAGCCCAGGAGTCTGCTGGAGGTATTTTGGATCCCAACCTCAGCGTATTCCTCCCTAGAGAGACAGCTATGAAGAGCAACCTTCTGGATGAAGACCTGTGTCGTGCACTAAATCAGGGTCCGAAGTGTTATCTTGATCCAGACACTGAGCGTGATGCCAGCTATGGGGATTTAAAGAAAAGGTGCAAAACAGAGTCACACACTGGCCTAATTCTTCTACCAATCACTGAGAGAAAAGACCCTTCCAAACTGATGTTTGATGGTGTCCGTAAACAGGTTTCAGCACAGCAGTTGTTTGATTGTGGTGTCCTTGACAAGCAAACATTTGACCAACTCGTGAAAGGGGAGAAAACTGTCCCAGTGGTTTCCATGGAAAATAAGGCATGTCTGAAAGGAACTGGGCCCATTGCTGGGGTTGTAGCAGGACGTCAGGGAAAAATGTCTTTGTCAGAAGCCAAGAAACAGAAGTTGTTGCCTGAAGACAGTGCTAATTTGCTACTGGAAGCCCAGGCAGCCACTGGTTACATCATTGACCCTAAAAATGATCAGAAGCTGACAGTAGAAGAAGCATGTGCCAAAGGAGTATTGGATATTAGTGATCGAGACAGATTATTAGCagcagaagctgctgctgtgggctATAAGGATTCTCGCTCAACCAAGCCTCTTTCAGTGTTTGAGGCAATGAAGAAGGGAAAAATTGACAAAAAGACTGGACTACGTCTGCTGCAAGCCCAGGAGTCTGTTGGGGGTATTTTGGATCCCAACCTCGGTGTGTTCCTCCCTAGAGAGACAGCTATAAAGCGCAACCTTCTGGATGAAGACCTCTGTTCTGCTCTAAACCAGAGGCCTGCTTGTTACCTTGATCCAGAAACAGAGGGTAACATCAGCTATGGGGCTTTGAAGGAAAGATGCAAGACAGAGCCTCACACGGGCCAAAAGATTTTGCCACTGTCCGATAGGATTGACCCCTCCAAATTGGTCTTTGATGGTGTACGTAAGACAGTTACAGCACAGCAGTTGCTTGATTGTGGGGTTCTAGACCAGTCAACATTAAGCCAACTGGTAAAGGGAGAGAAAACTGTCTCAGAGGTGTCTGTGGATAAGAAAGTCTTTCTGAGAGGTACTGGGCCAATTGCTGGTGTTGCAGCTGGGCCATTAAGTAAAATGTCCTTTACagaggcaaagaaaaagaagattaTGTCAGCTGAGTGTGCTTCCATGCTATTGATAGCTCAAGCAGCCACAGGCCATATCATTGACCCCAGAAATAATCAGAAACTGACAGTAAAAGAAGCATGTGCCAGAGGAGTAGTGGATAAGGAGGATGAATCAAAGCTATTTGCTGCTGAATCTGCAGCTATAGGCTATAGAGTCCCCAATACTGCTAGACTCCTGTCAGCCGGTGAAGCCATGAAGAAGGGATTAATTGACAAAGACACGGCACTATGTGTACTCCAGGCTCAAGAGGCCGTAGGGGGGATTTTGGACCCTGGACTCAGTGTATTCCTACCCAGGGACACTGCTATGGATCGGAATCTCATAGATAAAGACCTATACCAGGCATTGAATCAGTGTCCTGAGTGTTATTTTGACCCAGACACCCAACAAGCAACTACGTACGTGTCCCTGAAGAAGAGATGTAAAGCTGATCCTAGCACAGGTCTTTTACTTCTCCCTGAACCGAAGAAGCCATTGACTGTCCAGGGGCTTAGGGGCGAGGTGTCGGTCATGGATCTTGTGGATGCAAACCTGCTGCAACGATCTGATATGGATAAACTCAGAACAGGTAGACTGACAAGCAAAGACATTGAGGACCGCCTGCACTCTTACTTGAGAGGTTCCACTTGCATAGCAGGAGTTTATGATGAGGCCAACGATAAGGTCTTACCAATCTATCAGGCCATGAAACATGGAGTGTTGCGATCTGAGACCACTCTGGAGCTGCTTGAGGCCCAGGCTGCCTCGGGTTTCATCATTGATCCTGTCAATAACCTCTATCTCACTGTCAGTGATGCCTACAGTAGAGGGCTGTTTGGGCCGGAGTTTAAGGACAAGCTGCTTTCAGCAGAAAAGGCTGTGACTGGTTACACATTACCTGGTACAGACAAGATTATCTCCCTCTTTGAGGCCATAGAGAGAGGTTTAGTGGAGAAAGGTCATGGTATCCGTCTGCTTGAGGCCCAGATTGCCAGTGGTGGCATCATTGATCCTGAACACAGCCACCGCATTGAAGTGGAATTCGCTTACAAGAAAGGTTACTTTGATGAGAAAATGAACAAGATTCTGACCGATGAGGATGATGACACAAAAGGTTTCTTTGACCCtaacacacaggaaaacttaaCCTATTTGGAACTTAAGAAACGCTGCATCACAGACAAAAAGACTGGCCTTATCCTTTTGCCGATCGTggacaagaaaaaacaagagtcaaaacaaaagaatacTCTCAGAAAGCGGAGAGTAGTAATTGTGGACCCAGAGACTAATAAAGAGATGACAGTACGTGAAGCATATGACAAAGGGTACATTGACTATGAGACCTTCCTGGAGCTGTCCGAACAGGAGTGTGAGTGGGAAGAGATCACTATCACTTCTCCAGATGGTTCCGTGGGGTTGTTTATCATTGACAGGAAAACTGACCGACAGTATGACATCAACGAGTTGCTTGCAAAGCGGGTAATTGATGAATCTATCCTCCAGAAGTACCGCTCAAGAGTCATCACACTTACTGAATTTGCCGATATCATCACCAGCAAAGCCAAACATGGATCAACACTagtatcatcatcatcgtcagcAACTTCAGGACCATCAGCCAACTCAGGCAAAatgtcagtgacatcatcatcaacatcaacttCAAGAACAGCAACATCTTTGGCTAAATCTTCCAAGACATCAACATCAAGAACATCAAAGACCTCAGTTAAGTCAACATCAGCTTCAAGAACAGCAGCATCTTTGGATGCATCTTCAGCTACATCAGCTTCAAGAACAGCAGCATCTTTGGATGCATCTTCAGCTACATCAGctttaaaaacattagaaatcTCAGTTCCAGCAACACGGacgtcatcgtcgtcgtcgtcctcctcctcctcctcctcctcctcctcttcctcctcctcctcgtcctcctcctcatcatcatcagcagcagtagcaacagcagcagcagcatcagctgtGTCAAGATCCTTATCACCTGGTCTCAGCAAGATGACCACAACAAGAACTACCACTGTCTCACAGCGAAGCACCACAATCAGCAGTGTTGCTCAGGACTCCAGTGACTCCCTCAAGCATATATCCAGCATATCCATCGCTCTGGTTTCTCCTGTTGACACAGTGGGTGAACACCAACCTGTGGGTGCCATTTTTGACACAGACACTGTGGAGAAGATATCCATCACAGAAGCTTTAGAGCGTGGTCTTGTGGACTCCATCACTGCTCAGAGACTGCTTGAGGCTCAAGCCTGCACTGGAGGAATTGTCAATCCCGCTAATGGCCAAAGGCTCAGCATCCAGGAGGCTTCCCGTATGGGCATAATAAATGATGACATGGCTGTCAAGCTTAAACCTGCCCAGAAAGCCTTTATTGGTTTTGAGGATGTAAAAACCAAAAGGAAGATGTCAGTTTCTGAGGCCATGAAGGAGATGTGGCTGCCTTATGAGGCAGGTCAGAGATTCATGGAGTTCCAGGCTGTAACGGGGGGGCTTTGTGACCCAGAATTGGGCTGTAGAAGAACCATACAAGATGCTTTAAAAGTGGGCTGGCTGGATGGAAGAACAGCCCAGAAGCTCGAAGACGTCAAACACCACATGAAGAATCTAACATGCCCCAAAAGCAAACTTAGAATCTCTTACAAAGAGGCTCTGGATAACTGCCTGGTGGAGGATGGCACTGGAGTGAATATGCTGCAGGCCTCATCTATATCTTCCAGAGGAATCAGCAGTCCATACAATGTTGCCTCTGCCCCAGGATCCACCACAGGCTCCAGGAGTGGCTCACGACGAGGGTCTCGCAGGGGAAGTTTGGACCTTGGCTCCTTTGGATCCCCATCTTTTAGTCGCCACAGCCTTAGTAGCTTCACCACCTACTCCTCCactaaataaatcaagaaaaagaaaagattaaaatatgttcatgtttagCTAAAGAACTAGGGAAAATGTGTGTGGGTAGAAAATTCAAATATGGTTTTAGATTGATGCTTTGGTGATgctgtgctttaaaaaaatgctttaattcAATATACCATGGAACACTactgagccttttttttttaaacggatCAAAGTATTAATGGCAACCATCTTAAAGTATTTGGattgaaaataaagtttatacTATAATTGTTGGTGTCCCCTATAGGCTTGGAAATCATATGCCATATTTTTCTTAGcaaaaatcaaatatatttttgaaaaactttttaaaatctaatttctTTATGCATGTCATTGCAAACCTGAAGATATTGTCTGGGTGGGAAAAAGTTGGATGGCATATATTTGCTTAACCGCTGTTAAGGGATTTTAAGGGTTTGTAATCATTTGTTAACCATTAGTTGCTTTCTGTTTAGTACTCTCCGCAGTTTTTCACTAACtccaaataaaaactgagtgacttttttttgcTCACGTTGATTCATGTCTCttcttattcatttaatttctttttgctgaatatatttctgtaatttaaatatgcagATAGATGCATAGATATTATGTGTTACGTATCATGTGCACTAGCCCACTTTAGCTTTTTTAAGATTAATGAAATGTCGATCTAGGATTGAGATATGTGCATGCAGGCTTTGCAAACAACAGCTTCTTTAATGTGTGGGTTTAAGTCTGGATTTTTTATTGATAGGATAGTGGAGAAATTTACTATGTTACAAAAGCAGCGGAGATcgaacactcacacacagggtcaggacagtaaaaaacaaaacaaaacaaaacaaaaaaacataaataagtgCCAGTAAGAATGAAATTGGcctattttatcattattatgattatttaagTAGgcaaaaaagtatatatataagtataacaatatatataggcactttacacacacacacactatatcaTTCTCTTGAATTTTTTACTCATTTTCAAATTCTAGATCGTTATTTTCCCTATAAATATCTTTCATAAACGTTTGTTTATGAATACTAAGACCGGAAAAACATGATAACTAttcttcagaataaaagtatTTTGCTGTTCGTACGCGGTCGtttactatatatatgtatgggTCGTTTACGCTTCAGTTTCCGGCGTCGACTTTATTCCGAAGGTATTACCCGGATGTGCTGTGATAACCCGGATGTGTTTTGATAACAACATAGATTAGCATGTAGTAGACAGACTCGTCAGTTTGGCCATGTACTACTGTTACAATGACGTTTATTTAAATGCCGCACAATTGTTTAGGAATTAATATGAACATTAGTGAAAGgggcttttgttttatttaatttactttatttaaattgcttgtttttatccaagctaacgttagcttgttGGCTAAAGGCATGCAGCAACCTAGCAGCTAGCTGTGGACTACTAGACTTCAAACTGGAAACACGATAGAAACACAACAAGGTAGgagaatattttaaatataattctgtAATGATTTGTGGCTATACGTGTAATGTAAAAATTATTGACATGAGCAGCCGTGTTGACGCCTTCTCGCGCTACGTGAAATAAACGCAGCGTaaatgctaaaaacaaaaattgtgtCGTCTAATCGCAGAGTCAAGTCTCACACTGAAGACCTGGGAATGTCCTGGACGTCATGGCCGACGACCCTCAGAGAAACTTCC
Coding sequences within:
- the LOC125009874 gene encoding desmoplakin-like isoform X1, yielding MSMYSSHNELNVDRRAGSKGDLAGAGNYNYARSDIVHGGGGGQGYEVYGDGYRTYNFTRTNTMAGGMMRGMGGGTMSGMGGGGMMSGTMSGMGGGGMVSGTMSGMGGGGMVSDMGGGMMSGMGGGTMTAMRRGTVRMGGSNITAINQRAAILQSQCNEYLKKAEASIQSGSSPGEAEHNMMLAKESIDKLKSCAMDLRQIGQPNENVIRSLEMYNDQLKGVHMAINGTMQRRRSTRGSSGGWEEPGRSFHDAIAWIGQQKRLIETSTWGEDPEAIEQQLTSHLRFQSSIQSSPEMDRARSDLLKKGDRGNVHALEQEWNSLQQMSCSRAEQLKDLQLILKELSSEIMWVNDKEEEELVFDWGDKNIDQYIPKKQESYSKLMSTLEVKEKHLNKLRAKVDTLLKNNHPASDKIEAYRDTLQTQWSWLLQITKCIDVHLKENGAYSQFFKEASETYSNMQKEHEVVRKSFICNKESPLEELLELLKGLEREKDKIKDISQQVKHLVSKSKSIVRLKPRNPEDKSSTGVIVVRALCEFKQDQKTICKGDEAILKDNSQRSKWHVTGPGGLDMLVPSVCLIIPPPNPLSINIAKKNEQYYESILSIWNQLYINVKSLIAWQYCLIDIKQINSLTITMLAKMRPEEYRQIIKDLQAHYEEFKVSSHGSEMFVDDDKRNIETQFTGAQAHYNQLVVQLPAYIAQQAQMENQQVEQQWQQQQVIIIQQQQQQQAAAEEEARRVEEEKRRVELKKQAERKAEAKKEVATKEQTIKKEAGKVTRTEVVKRKVVVTSSHSLSELHALRLRLEAAEGTLIQHVHICVGENGVRDCGLKIQELETVQGDIDSMRAEYLRLRENILKELEGMTDSDKAQFLRSEITIINQRLGSLESSSSAFIHRLRALRDMMESVARAEDIVKVHEARLTEKETTSLSPSEVEEYISTLQSIKAELNQKRDILASMETELAKACHWNSQLAAAFHRCDMMLSKYTEQVGVLSDRWRRIDGQIDTRLQDLQLYLPQLQHYKQTSTSLLEWIDATRKKQDALQATKIDSVQALKDHINEQKALNTEIKARRETVESVLRDNETCVNAIKDYETDLASYTSGLETLLNVPFKRTMLSSPSMDLNQEATQLQTRYMELFTLSGDYSKYLGELLKNMEELKIRNTRIELLEEELRLLREDIQDRDAKNKSLEDAVARYRLELCSSQEQLLSMEEVKQNTAMQCSATKDSLDTTQSELADLKDQVTRLNYMLDEEKRKRKLAEERYTQQQQEYESVLKKRQAELETLSWAKVDVEKTVSNKEQEIEQLRRQLAEEAAKIKDLQKELSKVRSQCSMEINNIKLSYESQIHASRTEMQRLGAQRDEDTAELQLQYDRMEAERRNLEEEVRRLGITITQAEEQKKRAEEEAQSQRAVIIEEGRRRRDLESQMELLMRQREEENNQYREELAEAMKSLQEKSDQLVYIRHTLEEETRRRVTTEEGHGVLEQSLAQLQVKLTNSAVVATQLRECEEELDKMRKDLQRESRERCRVEQNMNKLQARIKDLQAIRDALESQVENLRKSNQDEVARRRQVEAELEKTTLTLTEYTSTVTALRQSQEHTSKSEKRGEEERLRLQEELQRSLTQNKSSTERITQLSMELKAMQQQLLQEQVQVKEANLRNEGLYKTIEEKSKALNENSVELQRLKETIETQTKERLRLEEELRAARHDKQELLRSKQVSDDELSSQITALELQLQSSQRSVADYRNLLSELSSEREKLKLETEKIYKQASETKTMMLSIQSQYNEVVSEKESLLLKLQLAEKDKEHISKLEEELSRIKLSQESELRNKQRLQEENERVKRDLSYWKDQCESKQGMIRQYDTDKETLEREKNNLKSEIERLMRELRELEETYKSRLSVVQRELQEMTIVRQTLETELKKAKEPPTLNASTLIFDGVRKPVTANQLLDCGVLDKPTFSQLVKGQKTVPEVSVDKKVNLKGTGPIAGVFIEVPKSPGFITGPLHKLTFTEAKKENLLPPDSVDLLLDAQAATGHIIDPRTNRKLTVDEACDQGVIDDEDRERLLAAEAAAVGYSGPDSSKPLSVFQAMKMGLIDKNTTLRVLQAQESVGGILDPILSVFLPKDTAIERDLIDESICQALTKRPPLYLDPENEEGVTYMAMKRRCKVDPQTGLLLLPVPEKADPSKLVFDGVRKPVTAKQLLDCGVLDKPTFKDLEKGKKTVPEVSVDKNVSLKGTGPIAGVVVGSRGKMSLSEAKKQLLLPEDSADLLLEAQAATGHIIDPRTSQKLTVEEACAKGVVDISDRDRLLSAEAAAVGYKDPNVAKPLSVFEAIKKGLIDKKTGVRLLQAQESVGGILDPNLSVFLPKETAIKRNLLDEELHRVLNQSPKCYLDPETENDASYEALKKKCKIEPHSGLLLLPISERLDPSKLIFDGVRKPVTAKQLLDCGVLDKPTFNQLIKGEKTVPELSVDKRVFLKGTGSIAGVAAGPLGKMSLSEAKKQMLMPPDSADLLLDAQAATGHIIDPKSNQKLTVEEACSMGVVDNRDKGKLLAAEAAAVGYKDPSSTKPLSVFEAMKKGLVDKKTGLRLLQAQESAGGILDPNLSVFLPRKTAMKRNLLDEDLCRALNQSPKCYLDPDTECDASYGDLKKRCKTESHTGLILLPITERKDPSKLMFDGVRKPVSAQQLFDCGVLDKPTFDQLVKGEKTVPVVSMENKASLKGTGPIAGVVAGRQGKMSLSEAKKQKLLPEDSANLLLEAQAATGYIIDPKNDQKLTVEEACTKGVVDIRDRDRLLAAEAAAVGYKDSHSTKLLSVFEALKKGFIDRKTGLRLLQAQESAGGILDPNLSVFLPRETAMKSNLLDEDLCRALNQGPKCYLDPDTERDASYGDLKKRCKTESHTGLILLPITERKDPSKLMFDGVRKQVSAQQLFDCGVLDKQTFDQLVKGEKTVPVVSMENKACLKGTGPIAGVVAGRQGKMSLSEAKKQKLLPEDSANLLLEAQAATGYIIDPKNDQKLTVEEACAKGVLDISDRDRLLAAEAAAVGYKDSRSTKPLSVFEAMKKGKIDKKTGLRLLQAQESVGGILDPNLGVFLPRETAIKRNLLDEDLCSALNQRPACYLDPETEGNISYGALKERCKTEPHTGQKILPLSDRIDPSKLVFDGVRKTVTAQQLLDCGVLDQSTLSQLVKGEKTVSEVSVDKKVFLRGTGPIAGVAAGPLSKMSFTEAKKKKIMSAECASMLLIAQAATGHIIDPRNNQKLTVKEACARGVVDKEDESKLFAAESAAIGYRVPNTARLLSAGEAMKKGLIDKDTALCVLQAQEAVGGILDPGLSVFLPRDTAMDRNLIDKDLYQALNQCPECYFDPDTQQATTYVSLKKRCKADPSTGLLLLPEPKKPLTVQGLRGEVSVMDLVDANLLQRSDMDKLRTGRLTSKDIEDRLHSYLRGSTCIAGVYDEANDKVLPIYQAMKHGVLRSETTLELLEAQAASGFIIDPVNNLYLTVSDAYSRGLFGPEFKDKLLSAEKAVTGYTLPGTDKIISLFEAIERGLVEKGHGIRLLEAQIASGGIIDPEHSHRIEVEFAYKKGYFDEKMNKILTDEDDDTKGFFDPNTQENLTYLELKKRCITDKKTGLILLPIVDKKKQESKQKNTLRKRRVVIVDPETNKEMTVREAYDKGYIDYETFLELSEQECEWEEITITSPDGSVGLFIIDRKTDRQYDINELLAKRVIDESILQKYRSRVITLTEFADIITSKAKHGSTLVSSSSSATSGPSANSGKMSVTSSSTSTSRTATSLAKSSKTSTSRTSKTSVKSTSASRTAASLDASSATSASRTAASLDASSATSALKTLEISVPATRTSSSSSSSSSSSSSSSSSSSSSSSSSSSAAVATAAAASAVSRSLSPGLSKMTTTRTTTVSQRSTTISSVAQDSSDSLKHISSISIALVSPVDTVGEHQPVGAIFDTDTVEKISITEALERGLVDSITAQRLLEAQACTGGIVNPANGQRLSIQEASRMGIINDDMAVKLKPAQKAFIGFEDVKTKRKMSVSEAMKEMWLPYEAGQRFMEFQAVTGGLCDPELGCRRTIQDALKVGWLDGRTAQKLEDVKHHMKNLTCPKSKLRISYKEALDNCLVEDGTGVNMLQASSISSRGISSPYNVASAPGSTTGSRSGSRRGSRRGSLDLGSFGSPSFSRHSLSSFTTYSSTK